The genomic window GCGCCTAATAAGCGCGCCGCCGCCAAGTCCTCTAAATTTAAAATCAAGGCCGAAATCGCCGTGATAATAACAACCACGACAATAAGAGGAATAATCGTTTCCCGCTTGGGCCACCGAACTCTTTTTCCTTCTTTGACGACTTCGCCAAAATATTTCTTTGCTGACATAATATCCTCCTAGCGGCTTTCCTTATGGATCGTCATCTTGTTGCATTTTGGACAAAATTTTTTTAACTCAAGACGCTCTGTTACGCTGGCGTCTTTCCGCCGTGTGGTTGTATAGTTTCGTGATAGACATTCT from Bacilli bacterium includes these protein-coding regions:
- the secE gene encoding preprotein translocase subunit SecE, yielding MSAKKYFGEVVKEGKRVRWPKRETIIPLIVVVVIITAISALILNLEDLAAARLLGAVEDAFKAIKG
- the rpmG gene encoding 50S ribosomal protein L33 yields the protein MREKVLLICSECLSRNYTTTRRKDASVTERLELKKFCPKCNKMTIHKESR